A single Paenibacillus kribbensis DNA region contains:
- the glmS gene encoding glutamine--fructose-6-phosphate transaminase (isomerizing) codes for MCGIVGYIGDQNTQEVLIDGLKKLEYRGYDSAGIAVFTDSGLQIAKAKGRLANLEAKLDGAPLLGHAGIGHTRWATHGKPSDENSHPHMDESQKFSVVHNGIIENYLELKEELISEGHTFISETDTEIISHLIAREYKGDIVKAVQKAITFMRGAFALGVLTEHEPNKLVAVRQASPLVIGVGEGENFIGSDIPAILKYTRNVFILNDGEMAVLTSDAVELMTIEGQFISREMIHVEWDAVTAEKGGYEHFMLKEIHEQPKAYRDTMLGRIDKETKKVVLPELKLTEEQIKNIRNIQIVACGTAYNAGLIGRTVIESLARIPVENDVASEYRYRSPIVTPDTLVIVVSQSGETADTLAALREAQANGAHVLAITNVVGSSIARDADDVLVTLAGPEIAVASTKAYSSQLIAFYLFGLYLAQVRGTQTDEQVAHVLAAMESLPEQVEEMLGKADAIKTYAEQIASHKHLFFIGRGQDYAVVQEGSLKLKEISYIHSEAYAAGELKHGTLALIEDGIPVIALVTQESVLEKTVSNIKEVKARGGDVLAITYEEHAVELLKSVDQVFAIPKTLPILSAAISVVALQLLAYYASLALGHDVDKPRNLAKSVTVE; via the coding sequence ATGTGTGGCATTGTAGGATATATTGGTGATCAGAATACGCAAGAGGTATTGATTGACGGATTGAAAAAGCTGGAATACCGCGGCTATGACTCTGCGGGTATTGCCGTGTTTACAGATTCAGGACTGCAAATAGCCAAGGCTAAAGGTCGTCTGGCGAATTTGGAAGCAAAGCTGGATGGTGCGCCATTGTTGGGCCATGCAGGTATCGGGCATACACGTTGGGCAACGCACGGTAAGCCTTCAGATGAAAACTCCCATCCACATATGGATGAGAGCCAAAAGTTCTCTGTTGTTCACAACGGGATTATTGAGAACTATCTGGAACTGAAGGAAGAGCTGATCAGCGAAGGTCATACCTTTATTTCCGAAACGGATACTGAAATTATTTCCCATCTGATTGCGCGTGAATATAAAGGAGATATCGTTAAAGCGGTACAAAAAGCAATTACCTTTATGCGCGGTGCTTTTGCACTGGGTGTGCTGACAGAACATGAACCTAACAAGCTGGTAGCTGTTCGTCAAGCGAGTCCGCTGGTTATCGGTGTGGGAGAAGGCGAGAACTTTATCGGTTCCGACATTCCGGCTATTCTGAAATATACACGCAATGTATTTATTTTGAACGATGGCGAAATGGCTGTTTTGACCAGTGATGCCGTCGAATTAATGACAATCGAAGGCCAATTTATTTCTCGGGAAATGATTCATGTCGAATGGGATGCTGTAACAGCGGAAAAAGGCGGCTATGAGCATTTCATGTTGAAAGAAATTCATGAGCAGCCTAAGGCTTACCGTGATACTATGTTGGGCCGTATCGATAAAGAAACTAAAAAAGTTGTTCTTCCTGAACTGAAGCTGACAGAAGAACAAATTAAAAATATCCGTAATATTCAAATCGTTGCTTGTGGTACAGCTTACAATGCTGGTTTGATTGGTCGTACAGTTATTGAAAGTCTGGCTCGTATTCCGGTGGAAAATGACGTGGCTTCCGAGTATCGCTACCGCTCCCCTATCGTAACACCAGACACATTGGTGATCGTGGTGAGTCAATCCGGTGAAACTGCCGATACGTTGGCAGCATTGCGTGAAGCACAAGCAAATGGCGCTCATGTACTGGCGATTACAAACGTAGTTGGCAGCTCCATTGCCCGTGATGCAGATGATGTGCTGGTTACACTGGCAGGACCGGAAATTGCCGTAGCCTCCACCAAAGCATACTCTTCGCAGTTGATTGCTTTCTATCTGTTTGGTCTGTATCTGGCTCAAGTACGTGGCACACAAACGGATGAGCAAGTTGCTCATGTATTGGCTGCTATGGAATCACTGCCAGAGCAAGTGGAAGAAATGCTGGGTAAAGCAGATGCAATCAAAACCTATGCTGAGCAAATTGCGAGCCACAAGCACCTGTTCTTTATTGGACGTGGTCAGGACTATGCTGTAGTACAAGAAGGCTCCTTGAAGCTCAAGGAAATCTCCTACATTCATTCCGAGGCTTATGCTGCAGGTGAATTGAAGCATGGTACACTGGCATTGATTGAAGACGGTATTCCGGTTATCGCTTTGGTAACACAGGAATCCGTGTTGGAGAAAACCGTGAGCAATATTAAGGAAGTCAAGGCTCGTGGCGGTGACGTGCTTGCAATCACGTATGAAGAGCATGCTGTTGAGCTGTTGAAATCCGTGGATCAAGTATTTGCAATTCCGAAGACACTTCCAATTCTGTCGGCTGCCATTTCAGTTGTAGCTCTCCAACTGTTGGCTTACTACGCTTCCCTTGCACTGGGGCATGATGTTGACAAACCACGCAACCTGGCGAAAAGTGTCACTGTAGAATAA
- a CDS encoding Mu transposase C-terminal domain-containing protein: MNIFINNIVQHASGNKVVPECERILWINAEKDSVITISMTEVSALPQVKVLSELIEQLNSGRLVKLTYDPYSKFMIPEEKLNDKEITIRDHAWECIKEIVELEPNIYNPKERYQMIKDVCVRTNKGKKFIYKYLRYFWVGGKKVNALLPRFRNCGGPNKRKNPLKKMGRPRMTTLVDPQFTGVLVDEDTRKIFDEFIAKVYLRINRRDSVKYTYIQMLKERFSIGTKMVGEVEVPIIPPDHKIPSISQFRYHIRTHYTRRRKLMAREGKSSFDRDFRPLLGSETRRATGPGQIFEIDATVADVYLVSSDDVNQIIGRPVVYIVVDVWSHMVVGIYIGLEGPSWQGAMMAIENTAVNKVEFCEQYDIEISEDDWPCHHMPQQFYADRGEMESKSADSLGKALGIKIKNTPPYRADLKGIIEQQFHTLNMTLQPWMPGAIKKEYQKRGGPDYVLDATLTLKDFTQMVIETILYRNNYHYMEHYPLDKALSKDNVMPIARELWKWGIAHDHFLQEIDSEIVRLNVLPEEEVTADREGIHFKKMCYVCDELANQGWFVKGKSIKTVIAYDRRCMNHVYVKVENGHEFIKCSLHEKSSRFYNLSLEEVKTKQFYESSQKDLYKSTKVQGEVTLSAKLEFIRERAIKRAEVQRDVSLPKTKRKANIRLNRLEEREKLRKIQSFDLGKLGGKKDVNLEENLGTGEKSEPKVQYNPRSKLEMLSKIRKGT; encoded by the coding sequence TTGAATATTTTTATAAATAACATTGTACAACATGCATCAGGAAACAAAGTAGTTCCTGAATGTGAAAGAATATTATGGATTAATGCTGAGAAAGACTCTGTTATAACTATATCTATGACAGAAGTAAGTGCTCTTCCACAAGTTAAAGTTCTTTCAGAGTTAATAGAACAATTAAATAGTGGAAGATTAGTGAAACTAACTTATGATCCCTACTCAAAGTTTATGATTCCTGAAGAGAAACTGAATGACAAAGAGATAACTATAAGGGATCACGCATGGGAATGCATAAAAGAAATAGTTGAGCTCGAACCCAACATTTATAATCCTAAAGAGCGATACCAAATGATCAAGGATGTGTGTGTCCGTACGAATAAAGGAAAGAAATTTATTTATAAATATCTTCGCTATTTTTGGGTTGGTGGAAAGAAAGTTAATGCATTGCTTCCAAGGTTTAGAAACTGTGGAGGACCTAATAAAAGAAAAAATCCACTAAAGAAGATGGGGAGACCGAGAATGACAACTTTGGTTGATCCTCAATTTACAGGGGTCCTTGTAGACGAAGATACTCGGAAAATTTTCGATGAGTTTATAGCAAAAGTATATTTAAGAATTAATAGGAGGGACTCTGTAAAGTATACCTATATTCAGATGCTCAAGGAACGTTTTAGTATAGGTACAAAGATGGTGGGAGAAGTTGAAGTTCCAATCATACCACCCGATCATAAAATTCCAAGTATCTCACAATTTCGGTATCATATCCGAACACATTATACACGTAGAAGAAAACTAATGGCACGCGAAGGAAAGTCTAGCTTTGACAGAGATTTTAGGCCATTACTGGGATCAGAAACAAGGCGTGCCACTGGACCGGGGCAGATTTTTGAAATTGATGCTACGGTTGCTGATGTTTATTTGGTTAGTTCGGATGATGTTAACCAAATTATTGGGAGACCAGTTGTATACATTGTCGTGGATGTTTGGAGCCATATGGTGGTGGGTATCTACATTGGCCTCGAAGGACCTTCATGGCAAGGAGCTATGATGGCCATCGAGAATACAGCAGTTAATAAAGTAGAATTTTGTGAACAGTACGATATTGAAATTAGTGAGGATGATTGGCCATGTCATCATATGCCTCAACAATTTTATGCTGACCGGGGAGAGATGGAGAGTAAGAGTGCAGATTCACTGGGTAAAGCACTAGGTATAAAAATAAAAAACACGCCTCCTTATCGAGCTGATCTTAAAGGTATCATTGAGCAGCAATTTCATACGCTTAATATGACATTACAGCCATGGATGCCTGGAGCTATAAAAAAAGAATACCAGAAGCGTGGCGGCCCAGATTATGTGCTTGATGCTACACTGACTTTGAAAGATTTCACCCAAATGGTAATTGAAACAATTTTATACCGAAATAATTATCATTATATGGAACACTACCCTTTAGATAAAGCTCTTTCTAAAGATAATGTTATGCCAATCGCGCGAGAGCTATGGAAATGGGGAATTGCTCACGATCATTTTTTACAGGAAATTGATTCGGAAATAGTGCGATTAAATGTTTTACCTGAGGAGGAAGTGACAGCTGATAGAGAAGGAATCCATTTTAAGAAAATGTGCTATGTTTGTGATGAACTGGCTAACCAGGGATGGTTCGTTAAAGGTAAATCAATTAAAACGGTTATTGCTTATGACAGACGATGCATGAATCATGTCTATGTAAAAGTTGAAAATGGACATGAATTCATAAAATGTAGCCTGCATGAGAAATCATCAAGGTTTTACAATTTGAGCTTGGAAGAAGTGAAGACTAAGCAATTTTATGAGAGCTCTCAGAAAGATCTCTATAAGTCTACCAAAGTTCAAGGTGAGGTTACACTAAGTGCAAAATTAGAATTTATAAGAGAGCGTGCCATAAAACGTGCTGAAGTACAGCGTGATGTCTCTCTACCGAAAACTAAACGTAAAGCAAATATCCGATTAAACAGGTTGGAGGAACGGGAAAAATTACGTAAAATTCAGAGTTTTGATCTTGGAAAACTAGGTGGTAAAAAAGATGTGAATTTAGAGGAAAATTTAGGAACTGGTGAGAAAAGTGAGCCGAAAGTTCAATACAATCCACGGTCAAAATTAGAGATGTTATCTAAAATCAGAAAGGGAACATAA
- a CDS encoding helix-turn-helix domain-containing protein produces the protein MSTIGQRIRTIRKTNNLNQIKFANIIGISQGTLSELEQDKYRPSLDIIIAIKENFNSHIEWLIFGDTPISKNTIFNLAIEAQELELISLFRGLTKEDRDEIIDFIKLKIVRY, from the coding sequence ATGTCTACAATAGGCCAACGAATTCGAACGATTAGAAAAACAAACAACTTAAATCAAATAAAGTTTGCAAATATAATTGGAATTTCTCAAGGAACGTTGAGTGAGCTGGAGCAAGATAAATACAGACCCTCTCTTGATATAATTATAGCAATTAAAGAAAACTTCAATTCCCATATAGAGTGGTTAATCTTTGGAGATACGCCTATATCAAAGAACACTATTTTTAATTTAGCCATTGAAGCTCAGGAATTAGAACTTATTTCTTTGTTTCGGGGACTTACTAAAGAAGATAGAGATGAAATTATTGATTTTATAAAACTGAAGATTGTTCGGTACTAA
- the cdaA gene encoding diadenylate cyclase CdaA, which produces MLDYFADLTWKESIKDIIDILIVTYIMYQLILLVRGTRAVQLLKGILFLVVIWAISTWFDLYTLKWLMNQMFTFGVVAIFIIFQPELRRALEQLGRGKLFGRSSADDEEINKLIGEMIKALNYLSRRKIGALVVFERETGLNEYTESGIKTQAVVSSELLINIFIPNTPLHDGAVIIQNKQIASAACYLPLSENPFISKELGTRHRAAIGVSEVTDAVTVVVSEETGQISLAINGQVVRDIKEESLISKLYEELRPTPSLKEKRGSFWNRRGGRGNS; this is translated from the coding sequence ATGTTGGATTATTTTGCGGACCTGACTTGGAAAGAGTCCATTAAAGATATTATCGACATTTTGATCGTTACCTATATTATGTATCAGCTTATTTTACTTGTTCGCGGAACGCGTGCAGTTCAATTGTTGAAAGGCATACTGTTTCTGGTCGTCATTTGGGCAATTAGCACTTGGTTTGATTTGTACACGCTCAAGTGGTTGATGAATCAGATGTTCACTTTTGGTGTGGTGGCTATTTTTATTATTTTTCAGCCTGAGTTGCGTCGTGCTCTGGAACAGTTGGGGCGAGGCAAATTATTTGGGCGTTCGTCTGCGGATGATGAGGAGATTAACAAGTTAATTGGGGAAATGATTAAGGCGCTGAATTATTTATCTCGTAGAAAAATAGGAGCTTTGGTTGTATTTGAGCGCGAGACAGGGTTGAACGAATATACGGAGTCAGGTATCAAGACACAGGCAGTGGTCAGTTCTGAGCTGCTAATTAATATCTTTATCCCAAACACGCCTCTGCATGATGGTGCGGTGATTATTCAAAATAAGCAGATTGCTTCTGCAGCTTGTTATTTACCGTTGTCGGAAAATCCGTTCATCAGCAAGGAACTGGGAACTCGTCACCGGGCTGCGATTGGGGTGAGCGAGGTAACTGATGCCGTAACTGTCGTGGTATCGGAGGAAACAGGGCAAATTTCTTTGGCTATTAATGGACAGGTCGTGCGTGACATTAAGGAAGAATCCTTAATTTCCAAGCTGTATGAGGAGCTGCGGCCAACACCATCTTTGAAGGAAAAACGCGGCTCATTCTGGAATCGGAGGGGAGGCCGTGGAAATTCATGA
- a CDS encoding TnsA endonuclease N-terminal domain-containing protein, which produces MSKIRSSNSIASIQRQGHFSEYKPWLTVHDVPSIGIVTRILGWKSGRLHHYLSEHFELAHHYQMEWSEQVIDIREQFPLLPLDKTLYIAQKLGIKHPTDPKNKLPIIMTTDMLLTVKQEESIKFIAHSIKPSNKLTKRVVEKLQIEKEFFKDQKIEWALITERQINYNLVRNVEWLHNAKNNDKLSNHHINSLEENLYYAIQQSEKPLAKVTREQDELFGLPSGYCMQIVKYLIANRYWIVDMTHLIQPTLQSMIILENRFPTGGILF; this is translated from the coding sequence ATGAGTAAAATTCGATCAAGTAACTCTATAGCATCTATTCAGCGTCAAGGCCACTTTTCGGAATATAAACCTTGGTTGACTGTACATGATGTACCTTCAATAGGGATAGTTACTCGAATTCTTGGTTGGAAAAGTGGCCGACTTCACCATTATCTGTCTGAACACTTTGAATTGGCACATCATTACCAAATGGAGTGGTCAGAGCAAGTGATTGATATTCGCGAACAATTCCCTTTGTTACCCCTAGATAAAACCCTCTATATTGCACAAAAGTTAGGCATTAAACATCCAACTGACCCCAAGAATAAGCTTCCCATCATTATGACTACAGATATGTTACTTACAGTAAAACAAGAAGAAAGTATAAAATTTATTGCACATTCTATCAAACCCTCTAACAAGTTGACAAAACGAGTTGTAGAAAAATTACAGATTGAAAAAGAGTTTTTTAAAGACCAAAAGATAGAGTGGGCACTTATTACGGAAAGACAGATAAACTACAATTTGGTCAGGAATGTCGAATGGCTTCATAATGCTAAAAACAACGATAAATTGTCAAATCACCATATAAATAGTCTCGAAGAAAATCTCTATTATGCTATTCAGCAAAGTGAAAAACCACTTGCGAAAGTTACAAGAGAACAAGATGAATTATTTGGTTTACCAAGTGGGTACTGCATGCAAATCGTAAAATATTTAATAGCAAATCGTTATTGGATAGTGGATATGACTCATCTAATACAGCCTACTCTACAATCCATGATTATTCTAGAAAATAGGTTTCCAACGGGAGGTATTCTTTTTTGA
- a CDS encoding CdaR family protein, whose translation MMDKWINNNTISKILALAVAVMLWGMVHLDTGTPSSTLTVSYDNKVIDNVAIQASGLDESKYVLSTMDTDHVRMEVRGQRSVLTSFFADNYKAKLNLSGLGAGTRTLALEPDLPNGVELVSMTPNRVTVTIEEKQTKSFNVSIVPKGSPDAGLQLGKPVITPQTVQVTLPKSQLSTVTAVQGAVDTDGITEKFEQKRVKLKAYNKKGQELTGAVIEPSTVSVEIPVTQQAKSVPVKIVYSGDLPDGLALSKVNANVKEAAVYASQNVLSSLSSYVTATVDLSQFTEAGTRTVQANLAAPAGSDKIEPGSIQIEVTVVPSNQVTDTERTLTGIPIVLQGTGDGTTATIIAPTSKTMDVTVRGPQDMVSNLTNDDISLVADVSGLAAGQHEVTLQLGLPKYITQAGSNDQLKATVSIVGPSTPAVTNPSSENESNPSGSGDKGQERPQEGQNSQSGYPDANSGGNAAAEDKTSPHNGADSSANGTPDSSQP comes from the coding sequence ATGATGGACAAATGGATTAACAATAATACGATTTCCAAAATATTGGCGCTGGCCGTTGCCGTGATGCTGTGGGGAATGGTTCATCTGGATACAGGCACACCTTCATCTACGCTGACCGTTTCTTATGATAATAAGGTGATTGATAATGTGGCCATTCAGGCCAGTGGTCTGGATGAGTCCAAATATGTGTTGTCTACTATGGATACTGACCATGTAAGGATGGAGGTCAGAGGACAGCGCTCTGTGCTGACTTCTTTTTTTGCGGATAATTATAAGGCAAAATTAAATTTAAGCGGTCTGGGCGCAGGTACTCGAACATTGGCACTCGAACCGGATTTACCGAATGGGGTAGAATTGGTATCTATGACTCCAAATCGTGTTACAGTAACAATAGAGGAAAAGCAAACGAAATCTTTTAATGTTTCTATTGTGCCCAAAGGCAGCCCGGATGCTGGTTTGCAGCTTGGCAAGCCTGTGATTACTCCTCAAACTGTGCAGGTGACCTTACCCAAGAGTCAGTTGAGTACCGTAACTGCAGTGCAAGGGGCCGTCGATACGGATGGCATCACTGAGAAATTCGAGCAGAAGCGTGTAAAACTGAAGGCTTATAACAAAAAGGGGCAGGAGCTTACAGGAGCGGTTATCGAGCCATCTACAGTGTCCGTCGAGATTCCGGTAACACAGCAGGCAAAGTCTGTGCCTGTTAAGATCGTCTATTCGGGAGATTTGCCAGACGGATTGGCACTTTCCAAGGTAAATGCAAACGTGAAGGAAGCGGCCGTATATGCATCGCAGAATGTATTGAGCAGCCTTAGCTCCTACGTCACGGCTACAGTGGATCTCAGTCAATTTACGGAAGCAGGTACTCGTACAGTCCAAGCTAATTTGGCAGCGCCCGCTGGTTCTGATAAAATCGAGCCAGGATCGATACAAATTGAGGTGACGGTTGTTCCTTCCAATCAGGTCACAGATACGGAACGGACGCTCACTGGCATTCCAATCGTTTTACAGGGTACAGGGGATGGAACTACTGCGACCATTATAGCGCCCACTAGCAAGACGATGGATGTTACTGTGAGGGGACCGCAGGATATGGTAAGCAATTTAACCAATGATGATATTAGTCTGGTGGCAGACGTAAGTGGCCTTGCGGCTGGTCAGCATGAGGTTACATTGCAGCTAGGCTTGCCTAAATATATTACGCAAGCCGGGAGCAACGATCAGCTAAAAGCAACAGTAAGCATTGTGGGCCCTTCAACGCCTGCTGTAACGAATCCAAGTAGTGAGAATGAATCAAATCCTTCCGGTAGTGGCGACAAGGGTCAGGAGAGGCCACAGGAGGGGCAAAACAGTCAGAGCGGATACCCTGATGCTAATTCCGGGGGGAATGCAGCTGCGGAGGATAAGACAAGTCCTCATAACGGCGCAGATTCTTCTGCTAATGGAACCCCGGACAGCAGTCAGCCATAA
- a CDS encoding helix-turn-helix domain-containing protein translates to MNTLGQRCRNLRLLHKWTQEELANKIGVTKQVVSNWERNVARPEINHLISLAKVFDVTTDYLLCIANQMTFPYFLDSIDTIHSDLNNEKIKKSFDLLAILNSGFQIELNGQVLKQEDLNLIGKNITFLMEHFVSPLKKRYSK, encoded by the coding sequence ATGAATACTTTGGGACAGCGATGTAGAAATTTAAGACTACTCCATAAATGGACACAAGAGGAACTTGCTAATAAAATCGGGGTAACTAAACAGGTTGTTTCTAACTGGGAGCGAAATGTAGCACGGCCTGAAATTAACCATTTAATATCTTTAGCAAAGGTTTTTGATGTTACAACCGATTATTTACTTTGTATTGCTAATCAAATGACGTTCCCTTACTTTTTGGACTCAATTGATACAATTCATTCGGACCTTAATAACGAGAAAATCAAAAAATCCTTTGATCTTTTAGCAATTCTAAATTCTGGTTTTCAAATTGAATTAAATGGACAGGTATTAAAACAAGAAGATTTGAATCTAATCGGTAAAAATATTACCTTTTTAATGGAGCATTTTGTCTCTCCTTTAAAGAAAAGATATAGTAAATAG
- a CDS encoding zf-HC2 domain-containing protein, with protein MDCKLAISFMHDYLDGDLSERDKHELEQHLLDCPECRMRFKELERTDAMLYGTRHYQVPCVSDELTFRIMNALPPHKRQTVAPMLSWVKRHPAVTAAAFFLIVVCSSMASFSSTDNQLVVKGNNLDQVVIQGDTVIVPEGKSIAGDLTVQNGKARVYGDVEGNVTVIDGSYYQASTAHIAGQVKSIDQTLDWIWYKVSDLFGGPSSP; from the coding sequence ATGGATTGCAAACTAGCCATCTCTTTTATGCATGACTATCTGGATGGCGACCTGTCTGAGCGGGATAAACATGAGTTGGAGCAACACTTGTTAGACTGCCCGGAATGTCGCATGCGTTTTAAAGAGCTTGAGCGGACGGATGCGATGCTTTATGGTACACGCCATTATCAAGTGCCGTGTGTATCGGATGAGCTGACATTTCGCATTATGAATGCTTTGCCGCCACATAAAAGACAGACCGTGGCTCCTATGCTGTCTTGGGTGAAAAGGCATCCCGCCGTAACAGCTGCTGCCTTCTTTCTTATTGTTGTATGTTCAAGTATGGCCAGCTTTTCAAGCACGGATAATCAATTGGTAGTCAAAGGCAACAATCTGGATCAAGTCGTTATTCAAGGCGATACAGTGATTGTGCCTGAGGGGAAATCCATTGCCGGAGATTTGACAGTACAAAATGGCAAGGCTCGGGTATACGGCGATGTGGAAGGAAATGTAACTGTGATTGACGGTTCCTACTATCAAGCGTCCACAGCTCATATTGCAGGACAGGTCAAAAGTATTGATCAAACCTTGGATTGGATTTGGTATAAAGTTTCCGATTTGTTTGGGGGCCCGTCTTCTCCATAA
- the glmM gene encoding phosphoglucosamine mutase, with product MGKYFGTDGVRGVANQELTAELAYSIGRCGGYVLAGNVEKPTVVIGMDTRVSGLMLESALVAGLLSIGANVVRLGIVSTPGVAYLTRQLKADAGVMISASHNPVEDNGIKFFGGDGFKLTDETELKIEELMDAKEDQLPRPIGGGLGMVVVDEHSRYDYLEYLKTTISHSFEGLKIVLDCANGAAYELAPKLFTELGAEVHTIGAEPNGLNINDHCGSTHPEKLKEEVLRLKADIGLAFDGDADRLIAIDENGEEVDGDYILCICGDAMNRAGKLKDSTIVSTVMSNIGFYKATEKLALKTAKTAVGDRYVMEEMRRGGFNLGGEQSGHVIFLDHNTTGDGMLTGIQLVDTLKASGKKMSELKSLMKQYPQVLVNVRVQDKRNYEGNPAIAEAIEQVEQQLGDNGRVLVRASGTESLIRVMAEGPDKGELEQFVGQIVDVVKKELV from the coding sequence ATGGGGAAATATTTTGGTACAGATGGTGTACGAGGCGTTGCTAATCAGGAGCTTACAGCAGAGCTGGCATATAGCATTGGCCGCTGCGGCGGATACGTTTTAGCAGGTAATGTGGAGAAACCAACCGTTGTTATTGGTATGGATACACGAGTGTCTGGTCTGATGTTGGAATCGGCGCTTGTAGCCGGTTTGCTGTCTATTGGGGCTAACGTGGTTCGTCTGGGGATCGTTTCGACGCCGGGGGTGGCTTATCTTACACGGCAACTGAAAGCTGACGCGGGTGTGATGATATCGGCCTCCCATAATCCGGTGGAAGACAACGGAATTAAGTTTTTTGGCGGCGACGGGTTCAAATTGACAGATGAAACAGAATTGAAAATCGAAGAATTGATGGATGCAAAAGAAGACCAGCTGCCTCGTCCGATTGGTGGAGGATTGGGGATGGTTGTTGTAGATGAGCATTCCCGCTACGATTACCTTGAATATTTGAAAACAACAATTAGTCATTCCTTTGAAGGACTCAAAATTGTACTGGATTGTGCAAACGGAGCAGCTTATGAGCTGGCGCCGAAGCTTTTTACGGAATTGGGAGCGGAAGTACACACGATTGGTGCGGAGCCCAATGGGCTGAATATCAATGATCATTGCGGCTCGACTCATCCGGAAAAGCTGAAGGAGGAAGTACTCCGTTTGAAAGCGGATATTGGTCTGGCCTTTGATGGCGATGCTGACCGTCTGATCGCAATTGATGAGAACGGGGAAGAGGTAGACGGCGACTATATCCTTTGCATTTGCGGGGATGCCATGAACCGCGCTGGAAAGCTTAAGGACAGCACCATTGTATCAACCGTAATGAGTAATATCGGTTTTTATAAGGCTACGGAAAAGCTGGCACTCAAGACTGCAAAGACTGCGGTCGGAGATCGTTATGTAATGGAGGAAATGCGCCGGGGCGGCTTTAATCTGGGCGGCGAGCAGTCTGGCCATGTTATTTTCCTGGATCATAATACGACAGGAGATGGCATGCTGACCGGGATTCAGCTGGTAGATACCCTGAAAGCTTCCGGCAAAAAGATGAGTGAGCTGAAATCGCTCATGAAGCAGTACCCGCAAGTGCTGGTTAATGTGCGTGTACAGGATAAACGCAATTACGAGGGGAATCCTGCTATTGCAGAAGCGATTGAGCAGGTAGAACAGCAATTAGGGGATAATGGGCGTGTACTGGTCCGTGCATCGGGGACAGAATCGCTTATTCGTGTGATGGCAGAAGGCCCGGACAAGGGTGAACTGGAGCAATTTGTCGGACAGATCGTAGATGTGGTCAAAAAAGAATTAGTTTAA